In Mytilus trossulus isolate FHL-02 unplaced genomic scaffold, PNRI_Mtr1.1.1.hap1 h1tg000128l__unscaffolded, whole genome shotgun sequence, one DNA window encodes the following:
- the LOC134700278 gene encoding collagen alpha-1(XI) chain-like, translating into MKHLFWSYVLLILSVYIAMIVAAPDKGDKGETGPPGPEGPKGVQGDLGPTGDTGPTGPPGSDGADGPPGTKGGRGTKGARGGKGSAGLQGPRGATGLKGEKGGKGVQGTPGQFGRDGRDGRAGRDGDKGEQGNTGPIGLTGPTGMTGPRGDMGDQGDTGPNGDKGEMGFLGPQGIFGRDGRNGAKGNKGEQGYTGKDGYYDLRVQYDGKNVQNRRFYEADKYNINNAVKKFLHQKDQNSRHPYWNRRP; encoded by the exons ATGAAGCATTTATTCTGGTCATATGTACTGCTGATTTTATCTGTCTACATTGCAATGATAGTTGCAGCACCag ATAAAGGCGACAAAGGAGAAACGGGACCTCCTG GACCGGAAGGACCCAAGGGAGTCCAAGGAGACCTGG gtcCGACAGGTGACACTGGACCAACAGGACCTCCAG GAAGCGATGGAGCAGACGGACCGCCAGGCACGAAGG GAGGCCGTGGAACTAAGGGAGCCAGAGGAGGAAAGG GTTCAGCCGGACTACAAGGACCAAGAGGAGCCACCG GACTAAAAGGAGAAAAGGGAGGAAAAGGTGTTCAGG GAACGCCAGGACAATTTG GACGAGATGGCAGGGATGGACGTGCTG GACGGGACGGAGATAAGGGTGAACAAGGAAATACTG GCCCGATAGGACTTACCGGACCAACGGGTATGACTG GACCAAGAGGAGATATGGGAGACCAAGGAGATACTG GACCAAATGGAGACAAGGGCGAAATGG GTTTTCTAGGACCACAGG GAATATTTGGAAGAGACGGGCGGAATG GAGCCAAAGGAAATAAGGGAGAACAAGGATATACTG GAAAAGATG gATATTATGATTTACGTGTTCAGTATGATGGGAAGAATGTACAAAATAGAAGATTCTACGAAGCTG acaagTACAATATAAACAACGCTGTAAAAAAATTCCTTCATCAAAAGGATCAGAACAGTAGACATCCCTATTGGAACAGAAGACCTTAA